The sequence below is a genomic window from Paramisgurnus dabryanus chromosome 4, PD_genome_1.1, whole genome shotgun sequence.
GGCAGACTCTCCTGTCAATAGTACAGAGACCAAGACACCTCACTCCAGCACAGGGGACAGTGACAAACATGAGGGACTTGCTGAAACCCCTCAAACAAATCCTGAAATCCATGTTTCTTTTTTGGATACTACAGCAGAAGACATAGAGTATGCAATTGAGCAGGATGTTCGAATCAGACAAAACACTACACTCCGTTCTTATTCTAAATTGGATATGTCAGATATGGTTTCACATCTCAGCAGTGACCTAGAACAGTGTCTAAAAGAAACAGGAGCACCAGTTAGCCATCAACAAGATGTAGATATTGTTCAAGAAAGCTTTATAGAGATTGTTCTGACACATGCAGCAGAAATTAAAACTCCAGGAAGAGAGTTTGCAAGATGCAGTTTAAAGGAGGATTTGAAAGGAATAAGCAGGAGTCagtctgaagagtctttagatGAAAATGCAGTTAGTGGTGGATCTGTACCTGTTTTTGGATCGGTTTCTGTATCTCCTAGAGTTGTAGAAATCCTGACTGACAACCCAGAAGATAGACATCCAGGGACTGTGGAGAGTACAACTGAACAGGAAATCCATATCATACGAGACACTAGACTCTCTTCTCCCCCTAAAAGGCATATGTCAGGTATGGTTTCACATCTTAGCAGTGATCTAGAACAGTGTCTTAAAGAAACACCAGTACCAGTTAGCCATCCACAAGATGTAGATATTGTTCAAGAAAGCTGTAAAGAAGTTGTTCTTAGCTGTGATAGTAAACACCGTTCGGTAGAAATAAAAATGACAGCAAGAGAGTTTGAAAGTTGCAGTTTAGAAGAGGATTtagaaaaaataagtaggaGTCAGTCTGAGGAGTCTTTAGAGGAAATTGCAGTTGGTGGGGGATCTGTacctgtttttggatcagtttCTGTTTCTCCTAGAGTTGTAAAAACCCTGATTGAAAGCCCAGAAGACAGACATCCAGGAACTCTGGAGAGTACAACTGAACAAGGAGTCAGAATCAAACAGGGCACTATACTTTCTTCTCCTCCTAAAAGGGATATGTCAGATATGATTTCACATCTCAGCAGTGACTTAGAAGAAATGGCAGAACCAGTTAGCCATCCACAAAATGTAGATATAGGTCAAGAAAGCTTTAAAGAGGTTGTTCTGACCCATGGTAGTAAATATCATCAAACAGAAGTAAAAATGCCAGCCAGAGAGTTTGGAAGTGGCAATTTAGAggatgatttaaaaagaaagagtAGGAGTCAGTCTGATGAGTCTTTAGATGAAGATGCAGTGATTGGTGAATCAATACATGTTTTTGGATCAGTTTCTGTGTCTTCAAGAGTTGTAGAAACTCCAATTAAAAACCCAGAAGACAGACATCCATGGACTCTGGAGACCAAGGACACAACTGAACAGAAAGTCCAAATCAAACAAGACACTATACTCTCTTCTCCTCCTAAAAGGGATATGCCAGATATGGTTTCACATTTCAGCAGTGACTTAGAACAGTGTCTTAAAGAAACATCAGTACCAGTTAGCCATCTACAAGATGTAGATATTGTTCAAGACAGCTTTGAAGAGGATTTTCTGACCCATGATAGTAAACATCATCCTGGGGAGGTAGAAATGCCAGCAAAAGAGTTTGGAAGTGGCAGTTTAGAGGATGATTTGGAAAGAATGAGTAGGAGTCAGTCTGAGGAGTCTTTAGATGAAGATGCAGTGATTGGTGAATCGATACATTATTTTGGATCAGTTTCTGTGTCTTCAAGAGTTGTAGAAACTTTAATTGAAAACCCAGAAGTTACACATCCATGGACCATGGAGACTGAGGACACAACTGAACAGGAAGTCAGAATCAAACAAGACATTATACTCTCTTCTCCTCCTAAAAGGGATATAGTTTCACATCTCAGCAGTGACTTAGAACAGTGTCTTAAAGAAACACCAGTACCAGTTAGCCATCTACAAGATGTAGATATTGTTCAAGAAAGCTTTGAAGAGGATTTTCTGACCCATGATAGTAAACATCATCCTGGGGAGGTAGAAATGCCAGCAAAAGAGTTTGGAAGTGGCAGTTTAGAGGATGATTTGGAAAGAATGAGTAGGAGTCAGTCTGAGGAGTCTTTAGATGAAGATGCCGTGATTGGTGAATCGATACATGATTTTGGATCAGTTTCTGTGTCTTCAAGAGTTGTACAAACTTCAATTGAAAACCCAGAAGACAGACATCCATGGTCTCTGGAGACTGAGGACACAACTGAACAGGAAGTCCGAATCAAACGAGACATTATACTCTCTTCTCCTAAACGGGATATGTCAGATATGGTGTCACATCTCAGCAGTGACTTAGAACAGTGTCTTAAAGAAACACCAGTTCCAGTTAGCCATCTACAAGATGTAGATATTGATCAAGAAAGCTTTGAAGAGGATTTTCTGACCCATGATAGTAAACATCATTCGGGAGAAGTGAAAATGCCAGCAAGAAAGTTTGGAAGTGGCACTTTAGAGGCTGATTTGGACAGAATAAGTAGGAGTCAGTCTGAGGAGTCTTTAGATGAAGATGCAGTGATTGGTGAATCGATACATCATTTTGGATCAGTTTCTGTGTCTTCAAGAGTGGTAGAAACTCTCATTGAAAACCCAGAAGACAGACATCCATGGACCATGGAGACTGAGGACACAACTGAACAGGAAGTCCAAATCAAAGGAGACAGTATACTCTCTTCTCTTCCTAAAAGGGATATGTCAGATATGGTTTCACATCTCAGCAGTGACTTAGAACAGTGTCTTAAAGAAACACCAGTTCCAGTTGGCCATCTACAAGATGTAGATATTGTTCAAGAAAGCTTTGAAGAGGATTTTCTGACCCATGATAGTAAACATCATTCGGGAGAAGTGAAAATGCCAGCAAGAAAGTTTGGAAGTGGCACTTTAGAGGCTGATTTGGACAGAATAAGTAGGAGTCAGTCTGAGGAGTCTTTAGATGAAGATGCAGTGATTGGTAAATCGATACATCATTTTGGATCAGTTTCTGTGTCTTCAAAAGTGGTAGAAACTCTCATTGAAAACCCAGAAGACAGACATCCAGGGACTCTGGAGACTGAGGACACAACTGAACAGGAAGTCCGAATCAAGGGAGACAGTATACTCTCTTCCCCTCCTAAAAGGGATATGTCAGATATGGTTTCACATCTCAGCATTGACTTGGAACAGTGTCTTAAAGAAACACCAGTACCAGTTAGCCATCTACAAGATGAAGATATTGTTCAAGAAAGCTTTGAAGAAGATTTTCTGACCCGTGATAGTAGGCATAATTTGGGAGAAGTAAAAATGCCAGCAAAAGAGTTTGGAAGTGGCAGTTTAGAGGATGATTTGGAAAGAATGAGTAGGAGTCAGTCTGAGGAGTCTTTAGATGAAGATGCAGTGATTGGTGAATCGATACCTGATTTTGGATCGGTTTCTGTGCCTTCAAGAGTTGTAAAAACTCCAATTGAAAACCCAGAAGACAGACATCCATGGTCTCTGGAGACCGAGGACACAACTGAACAGGAAGTCAGAATCAAACGAGACATTATACTCTCTTCTCCTCCTAAACGGGATATGTCAGATATGGTGTCACATCTCAGTAGTGACTTAGAACAGTGTCTTAAAGAAACACCAGTACCAGTTGCCCATCTACAAGATGTAGATATTGTTCAAGAAAGCTTTGAAGAGGATTTTCTGACCCATGGTAGTAAATATCATTCGGGAGAAGTTAAAATGCCAGCAAGAGAGTTTGGAAGTGGCACTTCAGAGGCTGATTTGGAAAGAATGAGTAGGAGTCAGTCTGAGGAGTCTTTAGATGAAGATGCAGTGATTGGTGAATCAATACCTGATATTGGATCAGTTTCTGTGTCTTCAAGAGTTGTAGAAACTCCAGTTGAATACCCAGAAGACAGATATCCAGGGACCATGGAGACTGAGGACACAACTGAACAGGAAGTCCGAATCAAACGAGACACTATACTCTCTTCTCCTCCTAAAAGGGATATGTCAGATATGGTTTCACATCTCAGCACTGACTTAGAACAGTGTCTTAAAGAAACACCAGAACCAGTTAGCCATCTACAAGATGAAGATATTGTTCAAGAAAGCTTTGAAGAGGATTTTCTGACCCGTGATAGTAAACATAATTTGGGAGAAGTAAAAATGCCAGCAAAAGAGTTTGGAAGTGGCAGTTTAGAGGATGATTTGGAAAGAATGAGTAGGAGTCAGTATGAGGAGTCTTTAGATGAAGATGGAGTGATTGGTGAAGCGATACCTGATTTTGGATCGGTTTCTGTGTCTTCAAGAGTTGTAGAAACTCCAATTGAAAACCCAGAAGACAGACATCCATGGTCTCTGGAGACTGAGGACACAACTGAACAGGATGTCAGAATCAAACAAGACACTTTACTCTCTTCTCCTCCTAAACGGGATATGTCAGATATGGTGTCACATCTCAGCAGTGACTTAGAACAGTGTCTTAAAGAAACACCAGTACCAGTTGGCCATCTACAAGATGTAGATATTGTTCAAGAATGCTTTGAAGAGGATTTTCTGACCCATGATAGTAAACATCATTCGGGAGAAGAGAAAATGCCAGCAAGAGAGTTTGAAAGTGGCACTTCAGAGGCTGATTTGGAAAAAATGAGTAGGAGTCagtctgaagagtctttagatGAAGATGCAGTCATTGGTATATCTGAACCCATTTTCGGATCAATTCATGTGTCTCCTAGAGTTGTAGAAACCCTGACAGCAGACATAATGGAAGCTCGGGAGACAGAAAGTACAAATAAACAGGCAATTCTTGTAACATCTTATGAAAGAGTGGAAAGTGACAAGAGTGATCTTGCATGTACAGTAATCTCCctaaaaaacaaaactgaatcACCATTTCTTGATGACTCCAGGACTGATTTACCATCTCCATCCACCAAGACTGAGTCACCCTCCCCTAATGATTCTAAAATTGATTCACTCTTATCATTTACCAAAGCTGATTTACCATCCCCTGATGATTCTAACATCATAATTCAAGACACAATTCAAGTTATGAAGTACAGCTATATGGAGCCTATGGGCGGTGAAACAACCATACAGAAAAGTACAGAAAGTACATATACAGAAAGTACTTCGATCTATAGTGAAAGTAGGAAGTCTATAGATTCCGATATAATCACTGAGCCTGAGGGGATAATTCAGTATAGTCTTCACAGTGAAGATACACCAAATAGACCTCTTAATTTGGATTCATTGGAGTTTAAAACCATGACTGACTCCAAAACTTTCTGTCAAATGGACTCACTAGAAACTAGTCCCGTTAAAGAAGATTCGTCATCTCATAAAAGCCCAGACTCTATTGAGCCAAGTCCAATCAAGGAGTCCCCATGTCCAGACTCTTTAGATGGAAGTCCCACAGGGCAAGGGCATGATATTGAAAGGGTCTTCTCAATGAGTCAGACTTCAGTAGAAGACTTCGTAGAAAATGCAGAAAGTCAAAAGAAAAGTGAATCATTCCAATCATTAGGGACACAGCAGACCTCAGATATGGAGGATGTTTCTATGACCTTGCATCCAAAAGAAAGCGACAGTGATGAGCTTAAGGATACCGATGCCTTACAGAGACAAATTACTCCAGAAGAGCAGATGTTTAAGCAGGCCTCAGATATGGAGGATGTTTCTATCACCATGAATCCAAAGGAAAGCGACAGTGATGAGCTTGAGGATACTGATGCCTTACAGAGACAATTTACTCCAGAAGAGCAGATGTTTAAGCAGACCTCAGATATGGAGGATGTTTCTATGACCTTGGATCCAAAAGAAAGCGACAGTGATGAGCTTGAGGATACTGATAGCTTACAGAGACAATTTACTCCAGAAGAGCAGATGTTTAAGCAGACCTCAGATATGGAGGATGTTTCTATGACCTTGGATCCAAAAGAAAGCGACAGTGATGAGCTTGAGGATACTAATGCCTTACAGAGACAATTTACTCCACAAGAGCAGATGTTTAAGCAGACCTCAGATATTGAGGATGTTTCTATGACCTTGGGTCCAAAAGAAAGCGACAGTGATGAGCTTGAGGATACTGATGGCTTACAGAGACAATTTACTCCAGAAGAGCAGATGTTTAAGCAGACATCAGATATGGAGGATGTTTCTATGACCTTGGATCCAAAAGAAAGCGACAGTGATGAGCTTGAGGATACTGATGGCTTACAGAGACAATTTACTCCAGAAGAGCAGATGTTTAAGATGGCTGCAAAGATCAAAACATTCGATGAAATGGAAAAAGATcaagcaaaaaagaaaaaagtcaaatttgaTTTTGATTGTATTTCTAAACAACCAAAAGAAGAAGTGCTATCACCACAACAAAGTCCATTGGACTTTACCACAGTGTCAACCAATGAATCACAAGAACAGTGGTTAGAGAACCTGACTGAATCTGACCCACCTGGCCCAGTATCACCCTTATTTTCTTCATCATCAGGTGATGAAtatgacagccctaatttagctaagtcatcacacaaggtctcaGAAGAAACCATTCAGGTTTTAAAAACCATGGACGAAGATGAACatagccatttggggactgttgATTTACAACCATGCACATATAGACCATTTGTGCAAACACCCATAGAACATGAGGAAGATTATGAAAATATCCATTCAGAGTATTATAATGCAGTAATTGGTGAGGTTTATACTACTGATGCAACAGGGCAGGATGTAGTTGTTACATCACAATTACAGATCAAAATGGAAATTGAGATAGCCAGTGATGTTGAAAATAAGTCTCCTGGGGAGAGCCAAACATCTGAAAATATCACTGAACCAATTTCCCCACTTGATCTTATGTGTACTGCTGAAAATAAAGTGCTGGATGAAACCCAAGCAGTTGCATTCATTTATGAAGAGGACCATAAAGGAAAATCAATAGAAATGCCATCATCGCCAAGAGACTTAGTACCCTGGAGTGCTGAAATAGAAGACGATGAAGCATTTGATGCACGAATCGAGGCTGAAGAGCAGAAAATACTTGCTTTGTGTACAGACAGACGATCTCGTGAAACCACACCTGACACAACTCCAGGGCGAACACCTACTGAAGAAGGGACACCAAATCCATTCCTTTTCCAAGAGGGAAAATTGTTTGAAATGACTAGAGGTGGAGCTATTGACATGACCAGAAGGACCGTAGAGGACAATGAAGAAAGAGTCTTTTTCCCAGTAAATGAAGATCCAACTGAGCAAGATACATTTGAACAAGCAACATCCAATACCAGTGAATCTGTTGCTTCTTTTGAGCTGCCCCTAGATGGTATAATGCAGCAAGACCACATTACAGATGAGTCTGATTCAAAATCTGAAGCCTTTAGTGAAACTGAAACTGAGGATCTTGTGCAGTCCAAATATCAGGAACCAACTGATTTTTCCATGCAAAGTGAACAAGAGAGTCCCACAGAGAATTGTTTAATCTATGAGGACACGCTAATACCAAATATTGACACTGCCACATCTACAGTAACCCGAACTGTGTATTCTGATCAAGACCTGGAATCCTCTGACTCTTCAGTGGAAGATGATCAGCATTCTGTTGTTGAAATGCCCATGTTCACTCAAGAATCTGTTGTTTCAACTAGTGTCTCAGACCATACTGTTAATCAAAAGCAGTCATTATCTTCGTTTTCCACTGAGTCCAAAGAAATTGTTACTGAAATGGAAGACATAACCCCCAAACCAAAAATACACATAAAAGCAGCTAGTTTTGACAGAACTTTAGGGCAAGGAGATTCTACTGAGCGGAGTCAAAGGCCTAAATCTGAGGCTGATATCGATCATTCAGAATGGTCCATGTATGTCGCAGAAGATCACATTAATATAGATTACCCCAAACCGAAGACTTTATCCTCTCAGCTGCCTTTTCCACAGGATCAAGATAATTTACCCCAGCCATCCAATCAACCTGAACCTTCTTTAGAATGCTCTCAGGAATTGGACCTAACAAAGACAGAGTTTGAAAAAGTCAAGGGAGAAAGAGCTTCTCTTGACTCAGACATAGAAAGTAATTTGAAAATAGTTCGACCCCCATCTATAGGTGAGGATGTCTTTGAGACAAGACCCAACTGGGAAGATAGTGTGGAGACACAGATGCAGAGAATCTCAGACAGCACTACTCCAGACCAATGTAAAGGTATCTCTACTTGGCTCTTGCCCCCCCTAATCTTTACTCCAAATTGTACCTTAATTCCATAACTCTTTTAAGTTTGTtgtattttcttttctttgctGTGCTGTGTTGTCTTTTGTGAtgtcttatttgttttttttttttgtcgtgTGGTTTGTGCTGTATTTTGTCTTAtctttatatttgtgtgtgtcttATGTTTTGTAACTTTCTATGTCATGTTATCCATTTGTatatcaatgtttacattaACTGAAATCTCAAGATTGACAGTCTCTGCATTTGTTGGCTAATAATTCCTGTGCAATGCATGCCCACTGCTGCATGTTTTAAAGAGAAgtagcaaaaaataaaaaattaattcaaaaaaatctcaaaaaaaagaaaaattggaGAAAAAATTTCCACAAGAATTGGGGTTTTCCTCCTCCATAAAACGACCTCATAGTTTATTTGTACAAGCAGCTTATGATGACCTTTGGTTACGTTTTAAAGTTAAGTGCCCTCTAGCTGACATAGAAATGACAGTGGTGTGTCATAATGAAAAGATGTTTGACCGTACCTGTACATCTAAATGTGGGTTCATTTATATGCAGTGTCTGAACTTTTTACACACCATTTTCCCAATATTTCTCAAAATTTGCTgtttcatttatgcatttggtagacaCTTTTGATGAGAGACTTGCATTGCATTTAAGGTATACCTTGTACAGTATTAGTTTGCGTCATGTGGGATGTGCGAACCCATGATTTTGATGCTGCTAGCACAGTGCTCAACCAGTTAAACCACAGCAATGCCCAATTATCTTGCAGATTGAACACCCCATTGGTTTAAGGCAATAGCTGATGTGGCATTGCCTGCGCAGTCTATAGAAGTGCTAATTTTGTGAGCGCTCCTATGGATCATATCTGAGGGAACTGACAAACAACCTATGCTGTCGTATGTGCTGGAGGATATGTTTAAAGAATTAATTTACAGTGGATATTTAGTCACTTTTTCATTCATGCTGCTGCAAAATGCTGACACAATAGTTGATTATGCTCTATTATTAgacttacttattcatttagctgacgattttatccaaagtgacttacaattgctatttatgtcagaggtcgcacgcctctgacataaatagaattttttttaatttgaaagGGTTTACAGAACGATAAGGACCACTGTAAAATTCAAATAATCCAGATAGCAAATCAAGGGAAATTTcttgtttttatgttatttgttgtttctactTTAACTAATGTTTTCAGCGGATTGGCATGATGATGCAGATAGGAAAGAAGAGACTTTGGCCATCATTGCTGACCTTCTAGGTTTTAGCTGGACAGGTAAGTTAATAGCAGACCAACACATACATTTTATTCTTAATcccatttaagcatttattgGTATATTCATGCCGATAGCTAGGTAATCTACACACAAGTTAATTCATAAAAGTTGGGGGAAGCGCAATTTGACATGTCTAATTCACCTAACCttcatgtttttggcctgtgggagggaaccggagtaaacccacactGCCACATGGAGATTGAGAACATGCAAATTCCACACAGAAAGGTCACCTGACCCAGCCAGGTCTTGAACtagggaccttcttgctgtgaggcgaCAATGCTACCCATTGAGTCAATGTGCCGCCCATATTATGTTTAATAGGGTATTTTTTACCCTAGCACAAAGTAGTACACATGCTGCAGGTTTTTAAAGAGTTAAGGTTTTTGCTTGGTGCATCATAATGACTTTCAATGAGAAATTAAGTCAAAGCTAAAGGTCACCTATAACCTATAACACCTtggcaaccacatagcaacccCCTGCCAATCATTCACCCTTTTTTGGCTTTGTATAGGCTGGCACCTCTCACAATTTCTTCAAAATCTATAAGGATGAAGTTTATTTATCAAATATAGTTTAGTATGTGTACAAGTGGTACAAGTGTCTTTCACCAGCATGAACTCTTAAATTCTCAAACTATTTACAGAGCTAGCCAAAGAGTTAGAGTTTAATGTGGACGAGATTCAGCAAGTGCGTGCTGAAAACCCAAACTCACTACAAGAACAGAGTCATGCCCTTTTACAGCGCTGGGTAGAGAGAGAAGGAAAGCATGCAA
It includes:
- the LOC135735836 gene encoding uncharacterized protein isoform X6, which encodes MSRSSIESQSRGGSVRDVRMASNNSSPEGGSPPHQNRIRQSDSNTSFLRAARAGNIEKVLEFLKGGQDISTCNQNGLNALHLAAKEGHVELVEELLDRGAAVDSATKKGNTALHIACLAGQKQVAKLLVKRAADVNAQSQNGFTPLYMAAQENHLEVVRYLLENGGNQSTATEDGFTPLAIALQQGHNQVVSLLLEHDTKGKVRLPALHIAARKDDTKSAALLLQNDHNADVQSKMMVNRTTESGFTPLHIAAHYGNVNVATLLLNRGAAVDFTARNGITPLHVASKRGNNNMIALLLDRTAQIDAKTRDGLTPLHCAARSGHDLAVEILLERGAPILARTKNGLSPLHMSAQGDHVECVKHLLQHKAPVDDVTLDYLTALHVAAHCGHYRVTKLLLDKKANPNARALNGFTPLHIACKKNRVKVMELLVKYGASIQAITESGLTPIHVAAFMGHLNIVLLLLQNGASPDICNIRGETALHMAARAGQMEVVRCLLRNGALVDAMAREDQTPLHIASRLGQTEIVQLLLQHMAHPDASTTNGYTPLHIAAREGQLETAAVLLEAGASHSLATKKGFTPLHVAAKYGSLDVAKLLLQRRALLDDPGKYGLTPLHVAAHYDNQQVAMLLLDKGASPHATAKNGYTPLHIAAKKNQTQIATALLQYGAETNALTKQGVSPLHLASQEGHTEMASLLLERGAHVSAATKSGLTPLHLAAQEDRVQVAEILVKHEANVDQQTKLGYTPLIVACHYGNVKMVNFLLQNGANVNGKTKNGYTPLHQAAQQGNTHIINVLLQNGAKPNAVTMNGNTALSIAKRLGYISVVDTLKVVTEEIVTTTTTVTEKHKMNVPETMTEVLDVSDEEGEDTMTGDGGEYLRAEDLRELGDDSLPGHYLDGMSYNHNLDRSHETPSHLGYRGEGILIEEMITSHQLSRVSAFARENEKDSYRLSWGTEHLDNVVLTSTLLQSGRSTPCLDHDNSSFLVSFMVDARGGAMRGCRHNGLRIIVPPRKCSAPTRVTCRLVKRHRLASMPPMVEGEGLAGKIIEVGPTGAQFLGPVIVEIPHFAALRGIERELVILRSETGESWREHHCEHTEEELNQILNGMDEELDPPEELEKKRICRIITRDFPQYFAVVSRIKQDSHLIGPEGGVLSSTLVPQVQAVFPEGALTKRIRVGLQAQPISEELVRKILGSKATFSPIVTLEPRRRKFHKPITMTIPVPKSQTSDGTNNTPTLRLLCSITGGTTPAQWEDITGSTPLTFINQCVSFTTNVSARFWLIDCRQIQESVNFSSQLYREIICVPYMAKFVIFAKTLDPIEARLRCFCMTDDKMDKTLEQQENFTEVARSRDVEVLEGKPIFADCFGNLVPLTKSGQHHVFSFYAFKENRLSLFIKIRDSNQEPCGRLSFTKEPRTYRTLNLNAICNLNICLPVYSKDSDSDQDGDEESDKTQEKYNDGSESTEFSMLQIVHDPATLASPDLLSDVSDMKQDLIKMSVLLTSEKSEHSFSTETGQQSEKTENEEVDEPFVIVEKVKKDLEKVEEILCKGTRDETRGGTAGKSISIDNEEWILLSKADVDELESKNITKATETVFQEVQMNRDTILGSPSKRDMSGMVSDISTDLEQCFTEIPVPVSHPQDAEIVQQSFKEVILTRGRKHRPAEIKKPARRKRKEGEFASGSSEDDLERMSRSQSEESLDEDAVIGISVPVFGSVPVSPKVVETPIGSIKDKIKALQNKVEEEKDVETQKWKPQKVSASQGKVYVTETEISPKSPKSPRSQTERLEETMSVKDLMRAFQTGQDPSKCKSGLFEHKAITTVTSETARSVVIQVAPHDNQMTVTTQHLQDKIVADNKICKESNVIDPDTTEYNESTILDHGTPLMTIDSTRPSQNKASDQAEFISEVIFNFGKQSPPENQSTNEMVDHNEKPSQEPGRFESEELQKTSKIVKNEDLGLMSERVNYIICQDRRLSVEPQISPNRKPSEDFSADIKAELEDNAEYQLFKQISGAVNKQYLMSSDGISAEDEEEQIHQTSMDSYSYDADTNIEFTTEVVQGEPLLPNEMLDEDLEESPDSDKHEALADSPVNSTETKTPHSSTGDSDKHEGLAETPQTNPEIHVSFLDTTAEDIEYAIEQDVRIRQNTTLRSYSKLDMSDMVSHLSSDLEQCLKETGAPVSHQQDVDIVQESFIEIVLTHAAEIKTPGREFARCSLKEDLKGISRSQSEESLDENAVSGGSVPVFGSVSVSPRVVEILTDNPEDRHPGTVESTTEQEIHIIRDTRLSSPPKRHMSGMVSHLSSDLEQCLKETPVPVSHPQDVDIVQESCKEVVLSCDSKHRSVEIKMTAREFESCSLEEDLEKISRSQSEESLEEIAVGGGSVPVFGSVSVSPRVVKTLIESPEDRHPGTLESTTEQGVRIKQGTILSSPPKRDMSDMISHLSSDLEEMAEPVSHPQNVDIGQESFKEVVLTHGSKYHQTEVKMPAREFGSGNLEDDLKRKSRSQSDESLDEDAVIGESIHVFGSVSVSSRVVETPIKNPEDRHPWTLETKDTTEQKVQIKQDTILSSPPKRDMPDMVSHFSSDLEQCLKETSVPVSHLQDVDIVQDSFEEDFLTHDSKHHPGEVEMPAKEFGSGSLEDDLERMSRSQSEESLDEDAVIGESIHYFGSVSVSSRVVETLIENPEVTHPWTMETEDTTEQEVRIKQDIILSSPPKRDIVSHLSSDLEQCLKETPVPVSHLQDVDIVQESFEEDFLTHDSKHHPGEVEMPAKEFGSGSLEDDLERMSRSQSEESLDEDAVIGESIHDFGSVSVSSRVVQTSIENPEDRHPWSLETEDTTEQEVRIKRDIILSSPKRDMSDMVSHLSSDLEQCLKETPVPVSHLQDVDIDQESFEEDFLTHDSKHHSGEVKMPARKFGSGTLEADLDRISRSQSEESLDEDAVIGESIHHFGSVSVSSRVVETLIENPEDRHPWTMETEDTTEQEVQIKGDSILSSLPKRDMSDMVSHLSSDLEQCLKETPVPVGHLQDVDIVQESFEEDFLTHDSKHHSGEVKMPARKFGSGTLEADLDRISRSQSEESLDEDAVIGKSIHHFGSVSVSSKVVETLIENPEDRHPGTLETEDTTEQEVRIKGDSILSSPPKRDMSDMVSHLSIDLEQCLKETPVPVSHLQDEDIVQESFEEDFLTRDSRHNLGEVKMPAKEFGSGSLEDDLERMSRSQSEESLDEDAVIGESIPDFGSVSVPSRVVKTPIENPEDRHPWSLETEDTTEQEVRIKRDIILSSPPKRDMSDMVSHLSSDLEQCLKETPVPVAHLQDVDIVQESFEEDFLTHGSKYHSGEVKMPAREFGSGTSEADLERMSRSQSEESLDEDAVIGESIPDIGSVSVSSRVVETPVEYPEDRYPGTMETEDTTEQEVRIKRDTILSSPPKRDMSDMVSHLSTDLEQCLKETPEPVSHLQDEDIVQESFEEDFLTRDSKHNLGEVKMPAKEFGSGSLEDDLERMSRSQYEESLDEDGVIGEAIPDFGSVSVSSRVVETPIENPEDRHPWSLETEDTTEQDVRIKQDTLLSSPPKRDMSDMVSHLSSDLEQCLKETPVPVGHLQDVDIVQECFEEDFLTHDSKHHSGEEKMPAREFESGTSEADLEKMSRSQSEESLDEDAVIGISEPIFGSIHVSPRVVETLTADIMEARETESTNKQAILVTSYERVESDKSDLACTVISLKNKTESPFLDDSRTDLPSPSTKTESPSPNDSKIDSLLSFTKADLPSPDDSNIIIQDTIQVMKYSYMEPMGGETTIQKSTESTYTESTSIYSESRKSIDSDIITEPEGIIQYSLHSEDTPNRPLNLDSLEFKTMTDSKTFCQMDSLETSPVKEDSSSHKSPDSIEPSPIKESPCPDSLDGSPTGQGHDIERVFSMSQTSVEDFVENAESQKKSESFQSLGTQQTSDMEDVSMTLHPKESDSDELKDTDALQRQITPEEQMFKQASDMEDVSITMNPKESDSDELEDTDALQRQFTPEEQMFKQTSDMEDVSMTLDPKESDSDELEDTDSLQRQFTPEEQMFKQTSDMEDVSMTLDPKESDSDELEDTNALQRQFTPQEQMFKQTSDIEDVSMTLGPKESDSDELEDTDGLQRQFTPEEQMFKQTSDMEDVSMTLDPKESDSDELEDTDGLQRQFTPEEQMFKMAAKIKTFDEMEKDQAKKKKVKFDFDCISKQPKEEVLSPQQSPLDFTTVSTNESQEQWLENLTESDPPGPVSPLFSSSSGDEYDSPNLAKSSHKVSEETIQVLKTMDEDEHSHLGTVDLQPCTYRPFVQTPIEHEEDYENIHSEYYNAVIGEVYTTDATGQDVVVTSQLQIKMEIEIASDVENKSPGESQTSENITEPISPLDLMCTAENKVLDETQAVAFIYEEDHKGKSIEMPSSPRDLVPWSAEIEDDEAFDARIEAEEQKILALCTDRRSRETTPDTTPGRTPTEEGTPNPFLFQEGKLFEMTRGGAIDMTRRTVEDNEERVFFPVNEDPTEQDTFEQATSNTSESVASFELPLDGIMQQDHITDESDSKSEAFSETETEDLVQSKYQEPTDFSMQSEQESPTENCLIYEDTLIPNIDTATSTVTRTVYSDQDLESSDSSVEDDQHSVVEMPMFTQESVVSTSVSDHTVNQKQSLSSFSTESKEIVTEMEDITPKPKIHIKAASFDRTLGQGDSTERSQRPKSEADIDHSEWSMYVAEDHINIDYPKPKTLSSQLPFPQDQDNLPQPSNQPEPSLECSQELDLTKTEFEKVKGERASLDSDIESNLKIVRPPSIGEDVFETRPNWEDSVETQMQRISDSTTPDQCKADWHDDADRKEETLAIIADLLGFSWTELAKELEFNVDEIQQVRAENPNSLQEQSHALLQRWVEREGKHATEDTLIKRLTKINRMDIVHLIEIQMHKSVQEQTSRTYAEIEKTLDHSEALSSVQEDVDSVRMVRRVETSQRHPPAVSEEDLSVASLLDIPSWAETMGNAHSESIHGDLMEELEIIQDSFTNQWPSQELKKEPTNEAAEGDDVPDIPPQSVTEEQYTDAQGNLVVKKVTRKVIRRCVSSDGVEREQVRVEGSEQQPVIVEQGDGYSRVMKRTVLKSEGHQTEVTFHERDVTSSSKEETAGGSRVSQVFQTTVVHGEHLEKQEGDADLAADLSSARDDFTQDEDAEV